In Eubalaena glacialis isolate mEubGla1 chromosome 4, mEubGla1.1.hap2.+ XY, whole genome shotgun sequence, one DNA window encodes the following:
- the LOC133089656 gene encoding ubiquitin-related modifier 1-like → MAAPLSVEVEFGGCAELLFDGVKKHQVTLPGQEEPWDIRNLLVWIKKNLLKERPELFIQGDSVRPGILVLINDADWELLGELDYQLQDQDSILFISTLHGG, encoded by the coding sequence ATGGCAGCGCCCTTGTCTGTGGAGGTGGAGTTCGGAGGCTGTGCGGAGCTCCTGTTTGACGGTGTGAAGAAACATCAGGTCACCTTGCCTGGACAGGAGGAACCCTGGGACATCCGGAACCTCCTTGTCTGGATCAAGAAGAACTTGCTAAAAGAGCGGCCAGAGTTGTTCATCCAGGGAGATAGCGTGCGGCCAGGGATTCTGGTGTTGATTAACGATGCCGACTGGGAACTGCTGGGTGAGCTGGACTACCAGCTTCAGGACCAGGACAGCATCCTCTTCATATCCACGCTGCACGGCGGCTGA